CAGTCAATCGATTCGCGTCCGGTCTCCGCCAGCGCCGTGGACGTATTGCCGATGTCATCGCCTTTACATCCATACAGATATGTGATTGTTCTGGGTTGCAGTGAATCTCAATTGCCTGCGATTCCGCATGAGACCGGTCTGCTCGATGACGGCGAGCGGCTGGATTTGTCACAGTTCCTGACTTCCCAAGGCAAGACTTTGGAAGCGTGGAATGTACTTTCCGGTACGGTGGAACGTAGGTCCGGGCAAGAACCGCTATGGTTTAACGGTGTTGTTGCCAGCGCAACGCAGCAGTTGTCTATGACCTATCCAAAGAGTCTGCGTAACGCTGCACAAGCATGCTCGCCATATATCAGCCAATGGGAGACGGGTACATCGGATACGAGCGAAATCATCGGAGCGAGCAAACGCGCTGTGCCGACCGTTGAAACAGAGTATCGTCCCCTTGACCGCGAACTGGCATATCGGTTGTTCACTAGGCCGGATTATGTGCATCGCGTTTATCGCACTCATGGTGCAGATCCTTCGATCTCGACTCGTGTGTTCAATGCATCGGTTTCGGCAATAGAAACGTACTATCGCAATCCGTATGAGTATTTCCTGAAATACGGATTGAAAGTTAACGTGGCAAATGCGTTCGCTTTTGATGCCGCGCTTGAAGGCACGTTCTATCATGCAGTGCTGGAACATGCGGTCAATGCCTGGATCGAGCGACACAAGAACGAACGAGATTTGAACGGCTTACCACCTCAGCCCACTGCACCAGACATGCAAGAGCTTATCGCCGACTATTCCAGACTGGATCGAGGCTGCAATCAGTGGACGGTGCTGAACGAAGACCCGCGTATGGAGGTGCTGCGGTCCAGTAATCGTATGCGTATGATTCATCGTCAGCTGGTCGATACGCTGATGGATTTTGCCGTCGATGCTGCTGCGCAACGTGAGGCATTATCGTCCGCACAGACGATGCTTACGCCTACGTGTGTAGAGCAAGTATTTGGCAACGTTGGAGGAACGACCGGTGCATGGCAGTCGCCATATTCAGGGGAACAATTAATCGGTAGGGCGAGGGACAAGGAAATCCCGGTTGCATTGCGTATCAATGGCAAGGTCGACCGCATTGATACGGTAATTCGCGATACCAATATTTCGCGAGAGAGCGCCGGCATTGTTGTGCTGGACTATAAGTCTTCTGCCCGTACGTTGTTCGGCAAACCGTCTCGCAATGATGGCGGCCGCGCTTCAAATGTGTACTACGGCCATGAACTTCAGCTGTTTACGTATGCTTCTGCCGCCCAGCACAACTCCGGAATGCCAGTAGCAGGCATGTTCTTTCTCCCGATTAAACCCAGCGCAACCATTCGAGAACGCATCGCGCTGAATAACCAATACAACATGTTGCCGAGCGCAGACGATGGATCAACGAGTCTGTTCGATGAGCCAAGTGACGATTCAAGTGCTCAGAACATGCGCATCAGAAACGTATGGCGAGGCTTTGATATGCCGAACAGTGGCGTGCTTATAGGAGAATCCGACGAAACCGGCATCGGTATCGAACAACTGAGTGCGGAAGAATTTCGTGGCATAGCGGATTATGTGCACGGGAAAATAGTGGGTGCCTGCCAGAACATATTGGACGGCAAACTGCCGGTGCGCCCTTATCGTTCTTTGGTTGACGGCCGTGATGGTCTTGCCTACAGCGATGTGGCCGACATCATGGCGTGGGATGTGTTGAATAGCAACATATTCGAGGTGGAGACAGCAGTGACATTGCTGGAGCTCAAAGAAGCGGCTCTTCATATGAATAATACATCTGAAGGAGGCAAGGCATGGTAGAACATGTTGATGCATTACCTAGGTCGGAAGATGCGGATAATCTCTCGGACGATTTTCCGACAAACACCATGCCTTACGTCATCAGCGCATCCGCAGGCACCGGCAAAACCACTCAACTCTTGCAGGATATTCTGCTGGACTTGCTGAACCGTAATGCAGACGAAGCGCATTCATCCATCCGCGAATCGTTAATTATTACTTTCACCGTTGCCGCAGCCGCAGAAATTCGCCGGCGCTTGGAACAGAACCTGCAGTACGCCATTCTGTATGCGCGGCGCAATCATGGATGCCAGCCGGGTTCACTCGTGCTCTTGGATACGGACTATCAATTAGGTGGAGACGACAGCGAACTGGCGCGTACGATTCTGCACGATTGCCACCATGCGCAAACCGTATTCTCCGTTGCCTTGAACGATCTGCCAACCGTGCAAATCAGCACTATTGATGCGCTCTCCAAAAGAATCGTGGATCGCAATGCCGATACATTGCCGGTGGCTCCAGGATTCCAGATTCTTGCTGATGATGCCATGAAGAACCGGCTGAGAGGCCAAACACTCGACGCGTTATTCGAATCGTGGTATGACGAGCGCAACTCAATGCACGCGCGGTTCATGGATGTGTTGGACAACATGCAAGGGCCCCGGCATGATGGTGACTTGCGCGCCACCATGATGAGCCTGTATGACAAGGCACTCACCAAGCCCAACCGCATCGGTTGGCTTAGCCGGCTCGCCGAACCATACCGGTTCAACATTGCGTCGCTGAATCAGGTCGTTGGTGGTGAATACGGCAATGAATATTTGGACCGTTATTTTCGAGGCTGGATTGATATGGCAGAACATCCTCTTGCCGAATTGCGATCGTGTCTTGATGAGGCGCTCGCCAGCTGCCACGATGCGCACACCGCGCAGCAAGATACGGTAGTCAAATCATTGCGGATGATATGCGATTTGCCTCAGTACTTGCGTAGCGAATCATGGAATGCAGTTCGTGCTCGTGTTATCGATGCCAATCCATTGGACGTACTGCCCAAGCGCATTACTGTCGGCAAAACTGCCATTCTTAAGAGTACGGCAATCGCCGTACCCAAAGACAGTGAACTGGGCCGTCGATTGGCGGAAACGGTGCGGGGCATTAAAGGGATCGTTTCTGATTTGCAATCGAAACTGGCCTTTACCGCTGAACAAGTGGACTCGCTTGATGAGGTCGCTGCGCGAAGACTCGAAGGATTGATTGCGCTCATCACCACGTTCGACCAGCAGTATGCGCTTGTGAAACAGCAGGAGTCCGTAGCGGAGTTCAGTGATGTGGCTTTCTGGGCATTGGATGCCATGCAGCAGCCTGACGTGGCCAAGCGTATCGGTGCTCAGTGGCGATATATTTATGTGGATGAATGCCAGGATAATAACGCCCTGCAGAATCGATTCATTCGCGAAATCAGCCGAAATGCAGCCAAACTTACCATGGTCGGTGATGTGAAGCAAAGCATTTATGGGTTCCGTGATGCCTCGCCGGAGGAGTTCGGCGATATCTGCAATAGTGTTACGGATGCGAGCCATCGCCGGGAATTGTGGGTGAACTATCGATCGGTGCCGGAAATCATCACTTTTGTGAATACGGTATTTGCCCGACTGATGACGCCGAATATGGGTGCGACCGATTACCTGAAGGAACAGTTGCAAATCGGCTCGGCAAAGCAAGCTGGTAAACCATTCGATGCAGAAGCCATTGAATTGTTGGTGAGTAACGCGGCACCTGACTTGAGTGCTGATGTTGTGGCTGATGAAAACGGCACTGACACTGCACCGACAGTTCGCGCCGGCAAGGACGAATTACAGGTGGACATGATAGTGCGCCGTGTCCAGGAGCTCTGCGAGGGGCCTCGCGCGCAGTATTCATATGGGGATATCGCGGTGCTGGCTCGTGGCGCTACTCATTTTGCCGACCTGGCTGACCGACTATATCGTGTCGGCATTCCAGTCGAAGTACAGGGCGTTGGAGACCTGTATCGTCAGCCGGAGATACAGATCGCCTTGGATTGGTTGCGTATTATCGCCAATCGTCATCAGGATGTGCCGTTGGTTGCGGTGCTACGGACTATGGGGTTCACGGATGATGATTTGGCGCGGATTCGTCTGCATAACAGAGGCTGGCTATTTGACGTTATGCGGCGGATTGCTGAGAGTGGGGGAGAAGCTGATGAATCGGCTGTTCTTTCTTCTGATGTGTTGCTTGCAAAGATATCGGCATTCCTGCGAATCTATGATGCCGCATGCGATTATGCGCGAGTTCACTCTCTGTCTGATTCGTTGTGGCATCTCTATGCCGTTTCTGGCTTGTTCGATTTCGCAGGCAATATGCCTGAAGGTGAGCGACGGCAGGCGAACCTGCGCTTGCTTGTAGAAAAGGCTGATGCATTTGCTGTAGCTCAGGAGCGTGGATTGCAACCATTCCTTGATGCCGTAACAATGTGGTCCGCGAGTGGCTCCGGTGAAGAAGCTTCAACAGTGCCTACCAAAAACGCCGTGCATATCATGACGATTCATAAATCCAAGGGATTGCAATGGCCCGTCGTGATACTCATGGGTGCCAGCAATAATCTGCTGACCGGATCGAGAACCGCTGTCGTTCGCACGATTGCTCATCAGACAAGGAATGAGGATGGGGCTGTTGCCGAATATGGCGAAGGTGCCTTATCGTTGGTTGACCAACGTAACCATGTTCGAGTGGATACTTTCCAGCGCGCAGTGATTGATTCGCGGGCCAAGGAGTTGGAGGCGGCAGAGGAACTTCGTTTGCTCTATGTGGCGATGACTCGTGCCGAACGCAAGTTGATTATCGCGGGATCGTACCGTCCAGGAAAGAACGATGATGGCAATCTGAATTTGCGTACGATGGCTCAAGGCATCGCGCTAAGCGGCGATGGACGCACCATAGATCCACGAACGGTGGTCAAGAATAGTGGTAGCCCCAATTATCTCTATTGGATTCTAGGATCATTGCTGGCGTCTGGAGATGCGGATGATGATTCGTCTGCGATTCTTCGCCCTAATGAGGTCCGTGCGTGGAATCTTGCTGCGGGACTACAGGAAACAGCGCCGGCTATGGCGGCGACGGGCAGGGCCATTACGATTCGATTCTGCAGTGCTGCGCCTGAGCCGACGACCACTATGAATGAGCGAACGGACGGGTATGGCTATATCAATAAACGTATTGATGTGACTGGTTTGCGATTGCCTGATGAGCCTCCGCGCATGCCAGTGGTAGTGAGTTCCTCCAAGGCTCGCAGCTGGATGATTGATGATGCGGAATCTATATCTGATGACACTGATTCGCTGGCTGTATTGCCGTCTGATGACGCGGCTGCGCCAATTGCCATGCTGGAAGACAATCTAGATGATTGGAAGCAAAGGCGGGAAGCGCATAGTGGGTTCTTTATTCCTGACTTTATGAAGAAGGTATCCGACGTTGAGCCATCTGCTTCGGAGGTGGGTACTGCGGTCCACAATGTACTGGAACTCTTTGATTGGGGTACTGAGCCGTTCCGTGAGCAGTGCGAAGCCGAGCTGAGAAACATTGTTGACCGTCTGGAAGCGAATCATGTCATCACGCCGCAAGTGGCTCATATTGTGCTGACTCGCGAGCTGGAAGGCTTGCTCTGGTTTGTCACTGGAGAAAATTGCCCGCTATCGGCGCAAATACGAGCTCATCGGGATACTCTGTTCCGGGAAGAGCCATTCTCGATGTTGATTGAACGTAACCGGCTTAATGCCAAGGTGAACGGTAGCGGCATGGCTGGTGGCGTGCCCAACACGAAGAATGACAGCGGCAACGTTGCTGAGCAATGTGACGACACAATCGTGGTCCGAGGTATCATAGACGGCTATTTCCTTGATCCAACCGCCAAGACCATCACCCTCTTCGACTACAAAACCGACAAAATGCGCCCGGGTGAAACAGTCAAAGACTGGTCTCAGCGTCTCCGCACCGAATACGCTCAACAACAAGCTCTCTACGCCGAGGCCCTAGAACATCGCTATTCTGGATATGCTGTAGTACGGCGATGGCTTGTAGGGCTCATTGGACACAGGATTATTCACATTTCGTGATCAATGCCGGGGCCTCGGTAACTGACTCGTTTTCAGCTAAACGTTAGTAGCTTGTTCATCTTCAATATTCCGGTAGATATCTACTGTTGATTGCTTGTCGTGCATATTGTGAGGAGTATTGATAGCTCTCGATAAGGAGTCAAAATGGACAAGCAAGAGTTGCAGATGGCGAAAAAGTTAAACGCTGGTTTTCGGGTATTGGATGATATATCTGATATGAATTCTTCGTACATACATGTTGATTGGTCCGATATCAAAGCGGCGATGGGCGGCAACGATCTGGCTTGGTCCGGCGCTGGCCAAGCAGAAGGTACGGATGGAATAGTTGAGGCCGCGAAGCGCGCAATGGCATCATTCTCAAATGATTCGTTGAAGATGATGAACGCCGTCTGCATCTCTTTCGCTTGTTCGGCTCATGAAAAACTCCAGAAAGTAACGCGTGCTGTGGATGAGATACGTGCCTGCGTTCAACCTGATGCCATGATTGTTTGGGGCATGATGTTCGATGGCCAAATTGATTCGGGCGGAGAGGTCACAGTAATCGGATTCGGTCGATGCTCGGACAGTGTTTGATTCTGCAGCTGCTGATTGCCTAATGAAGGAGTTGATTAGCCGTGTCCGTGACCATGAACGTAATCCGGGATGAAGGTAAAAGAATTCCCATTGAGCTTGCGCGAACGCTTTATGGCGAAATCGGTGTTGCAATAGAGAAGTATTTTGAGCACCTGACATATATGGAGCATTTTGGTGTGGCCCTATGTCAGTTTAATCTTCGTCCTTCTGACAGCGCGAATGAATATGTTGCTGATTGCTGCGTGTTGCAGGCCGATGTGAACGGAAAGGCGACTGCTGATTTTCAATCTGCTTATGACCGTGCGGCCATCGCCATTTTGATGTCTTTGTGCTATGCGTTTCAAAGCTATCTAAATGAGAGTAATGGTCTTGATCTGCAGGATGAGAATGGGAGAGGGGTTGGCTGCTGTCCTCTTGAAGTTGGAGGTGACGTTGGTGCTAGGTCATTGCCTCCTGGCACTTTCGCTCGCTTTCAATCTTGGTCTGACCGCTTGTGTTATGTATTTCCTAAATATGGGATATCGACAATACAATTTAGTTGTGGAAGCACTCATTGCCGCATTGGATTAGATGAATTAAAGATGCTCGCTCAGTTGAGTAGTGCACGAAGAAATATAGATGATTGTATGCTTCGTTTCTCTGAGTATAAGATAACTGGCGCGCGTTGGGTGAATCATATATTCACGGAGAAGACGGATTGCGATATTCATATACGAGTGCTCAGTGATTTGACGAAGGATGTGTCTGAGTTCTGTATCAATGAGATTATTGACGGTCTAAACCTTTTGATGAAAGCCAATCGGAGCTGGCCCAAAGTGGATACCGAAAGACATGAGCTTCGGATTATACATTGTGAAGGTGGTGAAAGATCTGGGTTCGCTAGCGCGGCTCTGGAATGCGATAAAGGGTCCAAGAAACGCCTTTATGATATGTTGGAGCTAATCCGATGTATCCTGCATGATCCGCCATACGCATATGTTTGGCATATAGCGGATGCCTCCAAAGAAACGGGCATAAAGAAGGCGGAAATAGTCAGAGCTTCACAGTGCATACCTCTGTATTCGGATAAAAGATATATGACTGTGTGGAATATGGCGTCGCCGAGCAACCTGATAGAGATGCTTAGCCGGTGGGGCGGTTTGTTACAGAGATTGTTCGATCATTATGGTTTAGAACGAATTAACTTTGATTGTATGATACAGGATCGCAGAATTTGTAGTTTGTTGACCCTGGACAGAGAGGCCCTTACGATCCTGAGGTCTTTACAATTCCAGACTGTTTCTCCTATTAGCCGCGTTCAATGGCGCACGATGATCAGAAATAGCATCACCGCCGCATAATTTCCTCTCGCAAGATTGGATTTTCTCAGTAGTTAGTTGTACTTGATGGTTCATGATAGTTCAGAATGTTGCTGACATATAATGGACCGATACGTTGTTGGCGAGTGGCTGGCCCGGATTCAATTTGTAAGTGCAATGCTCGTCTTTGGGTGGCTTGTCCTCGACATTAGCTTGCCGAGCTCGCGGTACCAAGCCTCGTTGGGTGTTTCCCAGTCCGGGACCTTCATGGGGGGTGTCGTTGATCTCCTGGACGATGGCCTGCAGGTCGGCGTCCGTCAGGCCGTCGAGACTGGTCCTCTTGGGCAGGTAGCGGCGGATCCGTGTATGTGTTCAATAGGGAGTTGAGGTTTAGGTGTTGCGCTTCTATTTAGAACTCAGGAAAACAGCAGAAGCCTCAAAATCTTGTTTAGAGGGAGAAAACAGAATGGCGAAACCATCACGTTCTTCACCCCTCAGTCGAAGATGCATCCGCAAGGTTTTTATTGGGTTGATATTACAGAAGAACAAGCCCATGTTCTGAGCGAAACCGATAAAGCCCTTGTTGTGCTCCGCTTGAAGAGTAGGAACATCCTCATGGTAAAGTGGGAGGTTCTGAAATCATATCTAACTCAGGAATGTAAAAGATACAACGCCAATGAGTACAACCATTGGAAATTGAACATCTATACCGACCACATTAAGATCAGCGGCAACAACAGAGAAATACCCGCCAAGGTTTGGCATTTCAACGCTGAAGTGTAAAGAAAAGCCATAGCTGTCACTCTCTCGCCTGGAGTTGTCGCTATGGCTTCTTTGCTTACTCAATGTTGCAAGCTTTTTTCAAATGGCCAAGCATTTCTTCTTCATGCGCCTTGTACGCCCTTTCCTTCCAGTAAAGGCTGGCTGGTTTGTCGCCGTTTTTTTCTGTCAGTTCACTCATAATGCGAAGTTTAATACTCCCCTTGACTATCATATCCTTAAATGTACTTTTCTTTGCTTCCGGAGACATATTAGAAAATTTGGAGTTCACATTTCTCTGAATGATACAGAGATTTCCAAACTGGTCAACACCATCCTTCCATTGCTCGAATGTTCCCTCAGATGGATTCTGCGGATACCAATGCTCTACGGAATTTCTAAATTCAAAAACAAAGTCGCTGTATTTCTTCTTCTTTCCGTTCCGGTCGTCATTCCACAGCAAGTAATCCAGGTAGTTAAAGACAATATGCGGAGTATTGACACCCATCGCATACACGCCGTTCGAACAAACCTGAAAGAAGTTTTCCCTTACTGCATCAATAGCGATGTTTTCGGCAACTTTATCAAACTTTGTAATGGCATCATTTTTGATATTCTTGCAATCAGCTTCCGAAAGCCATATCAAGAGTTTGGTAATCCAGTGCATTACCTTTGGGGAAGTGTAGGAAACACGCAAGGCGGACTGCATCATAATATTGGTCTTGGTTCGCCAATCATTTGTCCATTCGCCGGAACGGGTGAACTCGGAGTTCCCGTAATATGCTTTCTTCTTCGATTGCTGTCCGGAAACATACAGGCTCTTCAAGCTCCATTCGCCATCAGCGCTGTCATTTGCGTACTCTCTCTTTATGATGTACTTATCGAACAGGTATCTGGTTCTGAGCAGGCAAATAATAAACCCTCTGGCAAAATCTTCTTTGCTGTCTGCGATCCTGCCGGTATCCGTTATGCCGCAGGATACAACTCTGTTGAACGCATCAAGGAGCTTCTTATCATCCAAGAGTTCATCCACGATTTTTGAAGTTGCTATTTCATGGGTGACACCGTAAAGACTCACATAGACCTTCAGCGTATGCAGCAGGAAGTATGGAAACTCAATAACACTTTCAAAGCGAACACGCACATCACCATCCACATAGCCTTCATCATCTTCAACCTTGAAGTTCTTTTCGATCAGGTCACAGATTTTATGTCCGGTGGTTTCCTGTGTCGTTCCACTTATAGCCTTTTTGTATTTCTGCCAGCTGTTAGGCGGCATACTGTTCCATTCGGAGCCGAAAATAGCCTCTCTTACCGCATTGTTCTTGCTGATGAAGTGCATCTGCACATAGCCGGTCATATCGCTACAAGCATCCCATATCTTTGCAAACAAGCCCTTCTCAGAATCATCACTCAAATAGCTCATAAGCGTGGCCTTTAGAATGTCGTGTTGCTCTAATTGCTCACCTCTGGTGTTCATTATCTCATAATAGCGGTTCAGATCGGTATTCTCCGGAACCTCAATCCGATAGACGATAATTTTAGCCAGCTTTTCCATAAAGCTTTCCCTGTCGAAATGATCCTTTGTCAATTCGTGAGATAGTATCCTGATGCCCCTTTGGATTCCCGGTTCAATCCGATCCATATCGATCTTGCTGCGGTTTTCGAGCAGTAGTTCTTCAATGTTTCTTAGGGTATAGTTCGATTTTTCTCTACACGCAAATGTGAGTGTGGGCTTTGTTTTGATTCCAAGGCAGTTCAGCAGCAAATACAGCGAGGTAAGCCGCTGCTGGCCATCCACTACTTCATATCGTCCGAACTGCTTGGAAACGATCAAGGAGCCAATGTAGTAATTGGAGTCCTCCGCAACATCGTTAATATCCTCAATCAGCTGGGTGAGTTGCTTGTCCTCCCACGCATAGGCTCTCTGGTATAGAGGGATTATGTACTCCATATCTGTGTCGAACATATTGCCGTTTTCACCAATAATATGAAGTTCAGTTACTAATTTGCTCATTCCGCACCTCCATATCCATTGATTTCTTTGATCGTGTCATACAACAAGTCTATCCTATTGGATGGGCTGTCCGGTCCTCTCCGTACCTTTATCTGCAATCCGGATATTTCGTGGTGCATCCGGGCAAAGCTGATCTTGGAGAAAATACCGATTGTGTTTGTATATCTGGAATTTTCGTCACCGATAGCGTACTTGTTTACGCTGTCAAACCCCAGGGTCTTCATATCTACACGGAGCATAAACGCCCAGGAAAATAGCTTCTTGACTGCCATTTCATCGAAGTTATGGAACTTGTCGTAATAGCAAAGCAGCGCACAATAAAACAGATTCTTCGTGTATCCGAAACCGGCAGAGCCGAACTTTACTTTGTCCATTTCTTCCGGTGTTTCTACATCCTTGCCGCCGCAGATAACCAGCTTAATCTCCTTGAAACGGGGATTGTTGCAGATCTCCGACTTAATATCCTGGAGCAGATACATATAATGCTCGACCATTTCAAAGAAGTCGTTGCCGGAAATAAATGGCTCGGTAATCTGGAAATACGGCATAGCTCGGCTTGCCCGTCGTGCGTAAGAATAGGTTGAGCTTTCTGCGATACCTTTATAGGTGTCGATTTCCTTGGCTATGAACGGTTTGCTTTTAATGCCTCGGCTCCAATTCAAGATTGGAAACAAATATAGATCAAACAGCTCTTTGATCTTCTCAGTATCCTTTGCTTCCCATTTTGTAACAGCGTGTTCCATTTCATAGGGATACTTTTTCATTTCACGGAGGTGGTACGCTTTCAGAAGGTCATGCGGGTCTAATGCCTTACCTCTTGTATTTTGTGAATCGAAAAGCTGGAACGCTTCGGTTACTTTGTCTACGCAAACAACGACGACCTCTAAAATATGCTCAAAGGCATGGATAAAGTCCCGTTTTACATCTTCGCTCTTTAGGGAGAACCACTCTCTGATAAACGCATAGTTCCTGTGAATGTTGAACTGGCTCACCTTGTTGGTGAAATCTATCTGGAGAATCGAACACTCAAATCCCGGTTCAAGGCATTGCTTTAGAAGCACCAGAGAAATGATTCTCTGCTGCCCATCCACCACATCGTAGGTGTCATTCTTTGTTCTGTGCAGGATGATCGTTCCGATACGGTATTTGAACTCAGTTCTGTATCTGTCCGCATCACTAATTGCATTGGTGATGTCTAGGAATAAATCGTCGATGTTTTGAATATCCCACTTGTACGGCCTTTGATAGTCCGGAATATTCAGATTCATGCTCAACAGTTCATTTACGCTCTTAATTTCAGCCATGCCTTTATCTCACCTCGGTTCCGCTGCCATTATCAAGTTCTTTCAGTCGCTCCAGCCATTTCCGGATACTGCCATCTTTGAAAAATCCAAGCAAAGCACCATCACAGAATCGTTCTGCCCGGACAGCTCCGGTGATCAATGCCATGATGCACTGTGCATCCAGATTCGATACATCTGCGGTGCTCATAGACTTGCTTCCCCATTTAAGGCCATTCTGATTCAGAATGTCACCGTAACGGTTCAGCTCCATGTCCTTGTTATGGTCGATAAAATCATATATATCATCGATAAAATGATGCACCATATCAGAGTAGCTTACATATGGCATCTGAATTGGATGTTCGAGCGTTCCATCGTTTTCACGGTCAATAACCCAAGAGCCAAAACTATCTCCGTCAAGGATACATATATACTTGACCAGACTATCATATTTACTCATTACTTTTGAGGCTTCTGCTGTTTTCGTGGGTTAGATTGCGGGTTGTGGGAGTCGGACGTCGAGTCCGCCGCAACGGAGCATGACGAGTGCTATGAGGTTGGTGACGTGGTGGAAGCCGTAGGCCATGCGGATGGTGACCTTGATGCGGTTGTCGGACGCCTCGAGCCTGGCGTTGGAGTAGCCGAGTTGGATGGTCCTGAGGATGTCCGGGCGCCGTCTCCTGATCCTCCTCGCGAGTTCGACTATCTCGGGGATACGGTTGTGGGACGCCCAGAACACCCAATGGTTCAATTCCGTCTTGGCTTGGTCGCTCATCAGCCACGCGCACTCGGACTCGAAGTCGCGCGTGAACCGGCTGCCCGGTTCCGCCCACGGCACGGACGCGACCACGACCCCGCACCCGGGACAGTCCACGCGCGGCATCATGGCGACCAGTTCGACCCGCCAGCAGCCGAAATCCCGATGACGCCAACGACGCACGCCGCCACCTTGGTCGTAACCATGACGACGTCTGCCACAGCGGTGAGCATCGGAGCATGCCCCTGCGCGGGCGCACACGAACCTCGAGCACGGGCTCGGGGCGCAGGGGCGAATCGACGATCCGCACGGTCTCGACCACCACGCCTTTGACGTTGAGGAGCTGGTTGAATATGCTGTTCATCAGGCGCTTTGCGGTTGTTTGTTTATCTTGGTCGAAAACATCCTACCCGGAAAGCGCTCTTCACTTACTCCCTCAACGGCTCAACGACGAACCACCACCCACAAAAACAGCAATAGCGCCTTATAGTACGTATCGATAAATATTTCCCGCCCAGACCACACGGTATGGTGGAGCGCATGGCTGATTACGGGAACAACTTTGTGCAACTGCATAACCACACGCACTATTCGCTGCTCGATGGTGCGTCGAAGATCCCTGATTTGGCCAAGCGTGCGGCCGAACTTGGCATGCCTGCGGTCGGCATCACCGACCATGGCAACATGCATGGCGCCTACGAGATGTACACCAACTGCGTGGCCAATGGCGTCAAGCCCATCATCGGCATCGAAGCTTATGTGACCCCGGAAACCGCACGTCAAGACAAATCCCGCGTGCATTGGGGCACTGAAGCCCAGCGCCGTGACGACGTCTCCGGTGGTGGTCTTATCACCCACTTGACCATGTGGGCTGAAAACGACGAAGGCCTGGTCAACCTCATCAAAGCTTCGTCCGTGGCCAACCTCGAAGGTCGCGTCATGCGTTATCCGCGTATGGATAAGGAGGTGCTCGCCACCTATTCCAAAGGCGTGATCGCATCCTCCGGCTGCCCCTCGGGCATCATCCAGACCCGTCTGCGTCTCGGTCAGTTCGATGAGGCCCTGCGCGCCGCTGGCGAATTCCAGGACATCTTCGGCAAAGACAACTTCTTCATCGAACTCATGGATCACGGTCTGCCCATCGAAACTCAGGTGACCGGTGACCTGCTGACCA
The window above is part of the Bifidobacterium longum subsp. infantis ATCC 15697 = JCM 1222 = DSM 20088 genome. Proteins encoded here:
- a CDS encoding PD-(D/E)XK nuclease family protein, with amino-acid sequence MSVMVIRPERGCDDIHALIDHVLSDGAGCTEADFPDSCRGRFVILTPASLRAYVEKQVLQSMVRPEFRERLEPGMNVGVHSLASMMSSIIGNQDYGRYIRPSISMMSLRNYVAKCLNDNESLRNQVGDSFEAIDQFTKQIVELHNDGVSAEEVLALAAHQSNARLSVLGSLLQLVEQRLGKRYTFPGAAHETICAWAQRHGSNRWFYLYGFAHLNASEMRIVHTLAQYVHLTVMVGAGSDPDYLEALQRRDDGNRNTLSSIFASSASTSVCAMPDTTAEVRYAAASIKKFIADNPEISYGDVLVTSRDLGSYQAQIASEFTYQGIPINIAASSTMLDHPFADAILGLLDSATYELQPQSILRILRSGIFSRYLNLTPTAIDDIENQLNSNNPATVWIDTDIPFAAHLQKIRSLIQQAADVFRPRPSATVREALGGMVGFLTEYAQTIEGSAPVWTVIMNAFDDMVQQLGNDYFAEYVGIFARNLASTLAAQSIDSRPVSASAVDVLPMSSPLHPYRYVIVLGCSESQLPAIPHETGLLDDGERLDLSQFLTSQGKTLEAWNVLSGTVERRSGQEPLWFNGVVASATQQLSMTYPKSLRNAAQACSPYISQWETGTSDTSEIIGASKRAVPTVETEYRPLDRELAYRLFTRPDYVHRVYRTHGADPSISTRVFNASVSAIETYYRNPYEYFLKYGLKVNVANAFAFDAALEGTFYHAVLEHAVNAWIERHKNERDLNGLPPQPTAPDMQELIADYSRLDRGCNQWTVLNEDPRMEVLRSSNRMRMIHRQLVDTLMDFAVDAAAQREALSSAQTMLTPTCVEQVFGNVGGTTGAWQSPYSGEQLIGRARDKEIPVALRINGKVDRIDTVIRDTNISRESAGIVVLDYKSSARTLFGKPSRNDGGRASNVYYGHELQLFTYASAAQHNSGMPVAGMFFLPIKPSATIRERIALNNQYNMLPSADDGSTSLFDEPSDDSSAQNMRIRNVWRGFDMPNSGVLIGESDETGIGIEQLSAEEFRGIADYVHGKIVGACQNILDGKLPVRPYRSLVDGRDGLAYSDVADIMAWDVLNSNIFEVETAVTLLELKEAALHMNNTSEGGKAW